A region of the Drosophila subpulchrella strain 33 F10 #4 breed RU33 chromosome 3L, RU_Dsub_v1.1 Primary Assembly, whole genome shotgun sequence genome:
ATATAATCAATCAAGTTTTAATACGATTGATTGACTTTTATTAGCATATTTATGACTTCAATCAAACTTTATGTATCCAAGTAATTTAGAGTGCCAAACGCCCACTCTGCAAACTCGACAACCGCAACGCCTCCGATCGAACGGAAGCTGCTGGCGACTTTTTCCATCATCCATTGTAAAATCGAGTGGAAGTGGTAAAAGAGCTTAAGAGTTCTCCCGGATGGGGTCAGATCTGCCCACAAGAAACCGTCTCGGTTCTGTCTCCAGCCTCCTACGCCCCTGGTGGCGCTGTGTCATGTGGCTAATTTGCGACTAAACCGTAAGCTGCTATTAATTACAGCTCAGTCGCTGGAAAGTGGCTGCTAAAGGGGCACCACTCACACACCATCCACAGATCCATCCATCTAACCATTCTGTTCGCATGTCACCGACGACGACGATGTTTACAAAGGTGAATTAAGCAACAAAGATTCGCAGCTCTGAGAAGACTCACGCGATTGTATAACTCTCGGGTCGGATCCGTTCTTTCTTCTGGAGGGTCGGGTCTGGGTTCCCAACTTGAGAGGTTCACTTGTCACGGCAATTTAGTTACTGATCACTGCGATTGTGTTCAGGCAAATTTGTTTGACCTTGCGCCCTGGGAGCTCCACTGGCTAAATAGTTTTTTGCATTTACAAATTGTAACAGATCGCAGATCGGGGGAGATTGACCACCCCGACTAAGTTATAAATGATCGCAGCTGTTAGGATAATTAATTAAGCCACAAATAGCCGGGGACCATGACACCTAATATAGAAATTAGTCGGCGAAAGAACACGGAGAAAGTTCGATGACTTTCTGCGGCGGCCTTTCTTCGAGGTCGAGTTGGGGCTTAGGTTCGGATTGGATGGAGGGGTTCTTTAATTTGTATTGTTGATACTATAAACTAATAAGCCAGGCTGCGCagcatattaaaatataattaattgtTGTCACTGTCTATATAAAGTCAATTTACCGGGAATTTCGATGGTTCTCCTTCACGCTCTTGTTCTCCCATCGCCCCAAACTCTCCATCTTTCTTCGCTTTGTTCCCAGTGGAATTCCAAATTCTAACGTTGATTTGTGTGCATTTTTTTGTCCGCTGACCAATCTTCGGCTGCTGCTTTCTTCGAAGATGATGGCGGGATGGTATGATGGTATAGTAATGTGGTGATGATGCCGGGGCTAATGAAGCCCGGCTTTGtcttattatattttgtatctTTTGTGCAGTTCAGCgaacttttgttgttgttgctgctggctcGATATTCCGATATTTTGGCGATGTCGCAACTGCTAAAATTAGTTTGAAATTTCGCGAGATCTTTCTCTTCCAGATTCCCTTTTAGCGTAGGTCAtgctgtttttttgttttggaacGGACTCCAGAGTGTCCGAAGTGGAGCACCATGATCCACTCCATTTTATGCTGGCATTGCGTGGGGGTCTTGAGCCGAAAGTTAGAACTTTCACAGTCCGCTGGCTGAGATCATAGCTTAGCCATAGACCTTGCCTATTCGATTTACCTGGTGCTAGAAAAAATTCCTGAGCCTAGCTTGGCCCAGTTGGGCTGACATAATGCCTTGATTATCGCATTacattatataaatttaacaaataaaattgtCACAGCGCCCCAAGATTTCGTGACTCTGCAGGAAAATGGCCAAAAAACAATCGAAGTCGGGGCCATAAAAATAGCCTGCTGAACATTTTGCCGAATCGAAATATGCCAAAATCATTTCCCCCCTTTTTTTTACAGCACCTGCCATATGTATTGTGTGATTATTCAATTcaactcaaaaaaaaacaaaacatttataGCATTAGTCAGTCATTGTTGTTGTAGCTGCAGTTTGGTTTTCATTTTGCTAATCGCATTTCAATCAATTTCATTTCAATTGTCAATGGCTCGAAGAGTAAGCGATGCactgaaaataatattataccAAATCTTGTATATAACATTTATCGACATTTGATAAAGGCCTAGAAATAAAgctcaaaaatattaaaatattttttaaatacacttCCAGAAAGTGTTTAGAGATTGATTTGCTATTCAGATATATTCTTTAAAAACAGAACTATTTTATGAATTAATTTGGTTTTGGTAAAGCAACCTTTTAAGATTCTAAAGcataatataattatacaaAGATTcatattataatttcaaatttgtaCTACCCATATTATCTGTATTCCCTTCAGTTTCCGCTTTTATTTCCGTAAAACTTTATATAATTTTGTCACAAAAAATGTCATTAGGTAACcacaaattataaatatttcttcCTGTACTTAAATCCTCAAAAGGAGGCGTGACTGCTTCTGTTTGGAGCGACATTTGTTGTAGACACGCATGTCAACCGAATGCGTCATGTGAGATATTCAAATTTCGCTTTGTGTTTTGGCATGTAACGCATAAATAATCCGAAAACCCCCAAACCAAAGCTAAAACACAAGATAGTTTTGTTCCGCGTCGCTCATACGCACAGTGGGTCGTCAAAGTCAAAGTCCAGACGCTGTGAGCTGCATTGGTAATTGAATCGCCGTGTGGTTTTGTTTATTGAACTAGCTGGCAAATATATTGTATCTCCAGCGTTCGCTCGTCTATGATTATTCATGGAATGCTCGCTGATTTATCCCTATCCCCTACATTTCGAAAATGATTTCATGCCGTGTGACGTCAGCTGCATCGGCTATATAGTAATATGGCTATAGGCCCAGTCGGTATGATCGTCAGACTGTCAGAAAATATGACTTGGAGGCCTTGGAGCTCGGTGCTCCATTAGACGCAAAGCGACTACGAGTCGCCCACGCACTTGATATCCACCAACAACAATGGCAGCCGTggcgccaaaaaaaaaaaagcaagtTCAATTTGCAACTCCACTTTCGGGTCTTAAGATCTCGAGAGCCGTTGCTGCGGCTCATATACCATGCAGATACCATCGAGTGCCAGACACTTTTTGCAGTCGAGACAAATAATTACAACgactttgattttttaattaattcgaGCCACAAGGCGAGCAaagagatacagatacagatggccgcagatacagatacgccACCAGAAATCATATTCCGGACTTTTATTATCCGTGTGGGCTGGCTGgggttgttgttttgtttctgggcttgttgttttgttttcttggcTTCTAATGGATTATGAATATGACTGCATACCCTATTTGAGAGCTCTATACCTTAGGGCAGGGGAATGGTTCTACAATTCAAAACAATCTCTTTGTCGATGAATATTCACGGCGTCATTTATACGAAACTGCTTTATAAAACTTGTTTTTGAAAGAATAACTTTTTAGCCTTTAGGATTTCAAAAGTAATTGCAAGTAAGTTAAAATCGTATAATGTAATATTGGTAAGACagttaaaataattgtaatcgAAACAAGGCTCCTGAAGACCATCCAAAAATCATCttatgattaaaaataatattttttgaaagcGTTAAAATCTTGTTCTACTAATTTAAATACTAAAATAGGTTCATATAGCTGATTATAATTAATCTGAAGATTTAAAGCAATTTAATACAagtaaaagttttattttaaagtcctATAAAACCTTTTGAGTAtcgacaaaataaataaaaaatagaaataaatacattttctgAAAACTGTTAGTACTTAAATTTCCAAGTAATTACCTCTAGGTAGGTGATCTAAGGCGTGTTAATTAGGTGGGTAAGCCCGAAATGAATCATTGATATAGGGAACGTAATCTAGACCCCCTTCTCTTCCGGTTTTAATTAGCTAATGCCTCTCCCTTGAGCGAAGGGTATCAAAAGCTATGCACTTGCCCTTTCTCCTTTAACTATCAAATATTTGCGTTTTCAGTAAAAATCGCTGACTCAAATGGCGAATTGCCTGGAGATttgttgtattatttttagatGTGTTTATTTGTCTCGATAAAAATGGCTTGgggtattttaatatttttttgaactGATCGGAAACTGTCGAGACGAAGTTATCTAACTCCACTTTGAGTTGAACCCGCTTCGCACTTCAAGATACAACATGCCAAGGCCGATCGCAAACCCTTTCGAAAATGAGCGGCTTAGCACCTGAGGTATTTATCGCTCATTTAGCCCAGAGATGGAGATGCACTGAGCCAGCGATGTGTGATCTTTAGACCCGACTGGCTGCCAATTAGATTTAATTATTCTATGCAATGGAAGGTATACTACGTACATATGTGAGGCATATAGGTTAGATTTTGGCGCGTGACAATTGCGGGTGGGCCTGTGAAATCGGCTTACTCGAGAGCCCCCCAAAGTAGATTAAATTGGACCAAGCAGAACTGACAACAGAGAAATACGACGAACCCAGAGCCGAAGCTTTGGCGCTCGCTTTTGAACCGAAGCGGTTTCGAATTTGAAGTTTTTAAACCGTCAACTAAGCTCGCTGCGAATTTAGTGGCAAACGAGCCAGCCAGTCGACCAGACACACGAGAGCGCGAGTTTGAAAAGCAAAAACCTGGCCCAAACTGAAATTCAAAACCGAAAACGAAACGATCGCATATTGCAACGAGCGTGGGCTGCAATCGGAAGTGTTTgaaaaagataaatatttaaaaagtacACAAAACCCAGCAGCTGGAGCTGGAACTAATTGCCTATAATGAAGATAGCCAAAATTGGCAAGAGCTGAGAAATAGATAATTCGAAACAAAATCTTGTGCGTGTGTACGGAGCCGTGAAAAGCCAACGGAAACTAAATTGCAAATTAAATCGGAAAAATATTCGAAAGCACCGGAGGATCACCATGAAATCGTGGCTGGTAAGTTAGCTCTAAGCCAGCTTTTAATCAGCGATAAGTTGTGTACAAGACTTAATTTTGTGTGGAAGGAAAATCGGCATAAATAAAATACGGGTGATTAGGTTTCGTCCATGTTGACCTCGTCGCAGCGGTTCTTGTTCTTCAGGAGATAGGTGGCCAGGTAGCTGACCGGGTCACTGGGTCGATCCCTGGCCAGGGCCTGCAGTCCGTGGAGCAGGATGGGGGCCACCGTCTGGTCGAGGTACTGCCGCACCGGCAGGGAATTGGCATCCGGACGGGGCTTCTGGCAGGCGGCAAAGGCATTAGGTGCCCCATCCACCGATTCCTGAGAGTTTGATTCGTTCTTGGTCAGATCTCCGCTGCCGAGGAAGCTGCCATCTCCTTGGGACATTGGCATTGTGGGTCTGCGAAATATATCAATTATATTGCTAGCGGCTCTTGAAATGGatttaaaacttaaatttgacttaAAAGTGGGGGCCTTATATTTCTAGATCTTAATACACGCTTTTCAAAACAGCGCAATtgctttttaataattttggaTATATTGttaacagaacaaaaataaatatgtccttaaaatattttgggtACTTGATTTCTTAGAATTTATTTTGAGCTATATTTACCAGttgaatttacaaaatatatatgtttttttttatattttctaataCGACTGAGCTCCAACCGCTTTGAATCTTGCAAATAGAATGATGTGCCCATAGGATTTATTCTCACAAACTACTGAAATCAATGGCTTGGCCTGCCAAATGACAGCACAAGTCAGAACATTTCTCATTTTTAAATACTATATTGCATAACAGTGTTGGATAAGTTGTATCTTGTGAAAATCtcagaatcagaatcagaaatcaatagaattttttttcttgttttaattttaaaaacaaaattaaataaataaatgtaaaaacGTTTGGCAATTTcctaaaaatattgaaaaacaaCTCTATTAGACTTCTTAAGGactgtttattatttttagttaAAGTTATGTTTTGCATGACTGTGGTATATTATCAAattcaattgtttttaaattaaaactagCACCGTAAC
Encoded here:
- the LOC119554271 gene encoding protein dpy-30 homolog, whose protein sequence is MPMSQGDGSFLGSGDLTKNESNSQESVDGAPNAFAACQKPRPDANSLPVRQYLDQTVAPILLHGLQALARDRPSDPVSYLATYLLKNKNRCDEVNMDET